The Oreochromis niloticus isolate F11D_XX linkage group LG13, O_niloticus_UMD_NMBU, whole genome shotgun sequence genome has a window encoding:
- the tmem63ba gene encoding CSC1-like protein 2 isoform X1 encodes MYKVLILILTFWGVTVSCIGTSPAPSHNESKELCYSARIRSTVLQGLPFGGVPTVLALDFMCFLGLLFVFSILRKLAWDYGRLALVTDAERRKRDAIYSRLEEQEFMVSPTTSDMHERYERLTSVSSSVDFDHRDTGFCDWLTSIFRIKEDEIREKCGDDAVYYLSFQRHIIGLLVVVGVLSVGIILPVNFSGNLLENNAYSFGRTTIGNLGADNALLWLHTIFAFLYLLLTVYSMRRHTSKMQYKEDDLVKRTLFITGISKYAEEKEINQHFEKAYNCRVLETRLCYDVASLMYLNTERKKAERSKKFFIDQKTFTMVNPKPCGHLCCCIVKGCEQEEAVSFYTRLEASLKEQCRKEREKINSKPLGMAFVTFEDEGTAAIILKDFNACKCHGCQCRREPKSSIFSGKLHTQKWTVAYAPDPQNVYWDHLSLGGFKWWLRCLLINCILFILLFFLTTPAIIISTMDKFNVTKPVEYLNNPIITQFFPTLLLWSFSALLPTVVYYSAFFERHWTRSGENRTTMHKCYTFLIFMVLLLPSLGLTSLDVFFRWLFDKSFLQEAKIRFECVFLPDNGAFFVNYVIASAFIGNAMDLLRIPGLLMYMIRLCLARSAADRKNVKRHQAYEFQFGAAYAWMMCVFTVVMTYSITCPIIVPFGLMYMLLKHLADRYNMYYAYLPSKLDKKIHSGAVNQVVAAPILCLFWLLFFSTVRSGFSAATSMFTFVVLITTIIICLCHVIFGYFKYFSAHNYKIETEAVDGLENGDSACPSTANKAAQMYIAEVLQEPNSDETGSGSGEDDGQGSSQDEEIISVDNGLNEAFQSGEDSLIDNEVRQ; translated from the exons ATGTACAAGGTACTGATTTTAATACTAACCTTCTGGGGTGTGACAGTGAGCTGCATTGGAACATCGCCGGCACCATCCCACAATGAATCGAAGGAACTGTGTTACTCTGCTCGAATTAGGAGTACTGTACTCCAGGGTTTGCCCTTTGGTGGGGTGCCTACTGTCCTTGCCCTTGACTTTATGTGCTTCTTG GGTCTGCTGTTTGTGTTCTCTATCTTGAGAAAATTGGCATGGGACTATGGGCGCCTCGCTCTAGTGACTGATGCCGAAAG aAGAAAAAGGGATGCAATTTACAGTCGTCTGGAAGAACAGGAATT TATGGTGTCTCCCACTACATCTGACATGCATGAACGCTATGAGCGCCTCACATCAGTCTCTAGCTCTGTGGATTTTGATCATAGAGACACA GGATTCTGTGACTGGTTAACTTCTATATTCCGGATCAA GGAAGACGAGATAAGGGAAAAATGCGGTGACGATGCAGTGTACTACTTGTCCTTTCAGCGCCACATCATTGGCTTGTTAGTAGTGGTGGGCGTGCTCTCTGTTGGCATCATCTTGCCAGTGAACTTTTCTGGAAATCTGCTAG AAAACAATGCTTATAGTTTTGGGCGAACCACTATAGGAAATCTCGGAGCAGA TAATGCACTACTGTGGCTGCACACCATCTTTGCATTTCTTTACTTGTTACTCACGGTGTACAGCATGAGACGGCACACATCCAAAATGCAATACAAGGAGGATGACCTG GTTAAACGCACTTTATTCATAACTGGGATCTCCAAATATGCCGAAGAAAAGGAGATAAACCAGCACTTTGA GAAGGCATATAACTGTCGTGTACTGGAAACTCGTCTCTGTTACGATGTAGCCAGTTTGATGTATCTTAACACTGAAAG GAAAAAGGCAGAACGCAGTAAGAAATTCTTTATTGACCAGAAGACATTTACCATGGTCAACCCAAAGCCCTGTGGACACCTGTGCTGTTGTATCGTTAAAGGGTGTGAACAG GAAGAGGCAGTGAGCTTCTATACCCGTTTGGAGGCAAGCTTAAAAGAACAATGTaggaaggagagggagaagatCAACTCGAAACCTTTAGGAATGGCTTTTGTCACCTTCGAGGATGAAGGCACAGCTGCAAT AATTTTAAAGGACTTCAATGCCTGCAAGTGTCATGGCTGTCAGTGCCGTCGTGAGCCCAAAAGCTCTATATTCAGCGGGAAACTGCATACACAAAAATGGACCGTCGCCTATGCCCCTGATCCACAAAATGTTTACTG GGATCATCTGTCACTGGGAGGATTCAAGTGGTGGCTCCGCTGCTTGTTAATCAACTGtatcctcttcatcctcctcttctttctcaccACTCCTGCCATTATCATCTCCACCATGGACAAGTTCAATGTTACCAAACCAGTGGAGTACTTAAAT AATCCAATCATCACCCAGTTCTTCCCCACCCTCCTCCTGTGGTCTTTCTCTGCCTTACTTCCTACTGTCGTCTACTACTCTGCCTTCTTCGAAAGGCACTGGACCCG GTCAGGAGAAAACAGGACTACGATGCATAAATGCTACACTTTCTTGATCTTTATGGTCCTGTTGTTGCCCTCTCTTGGACTCACCAG TTTGGATGTTTTCTTCCGGTGGCTTTTTGACAAAAGTTTCTTGCAAGAAGCTAAAATAAGATTTGA GTGTGTTTTCCTTCCTGACAATGGAGCCTTCTTTGTAAACTATGTCATAGCATCTGCATTCATCGGTAATGCCATGGACTTGCTGAGGATTCCTGGTTTACTGATGTACATGATCCGCCTCTGTCTGGCTCGCTCTGCAGCTGACAGAAAGAATGTCAAAAGG CACCAAGCCTATGAGTTCCAGTTTGGGGCAGCTTATGCCTGGATGATGTGCGTCTTCACTGTGGTCATGACCTACAGCATAACCTGCCCAATCATAGTCCCTTTCG GGCTGATGTATATGCTGCTAAAACACCTAGCAGACAGATACAACATGTATTATGCGTATCTGCCATCTAAACTGGACAAGAAGATCCATTCTGGAGCTGTAAACCAAGTGGTGGCTGCTCCTATCCTCTGcctgttttggcttctcttcttctccactgtTCGCTCGG GGTTTTCAGCCGCAACATCCATGTttacatttgtggttttgatcACCACAATCATCATTTGCCTCTGTCACGTCATCTTTgggtattttaaatatttcagcgCTCACAACTACAAG ATTGAAACGGAGGCTGTGGACGGATTGGAAAATGGAGACTCAGCGTGTCCTTCTACTGCCAACAAGGCAGCG CAAATGTACATTGCTGAAGTACTGCAAGAGCCAAATTCAGATGAGACTGGTTCTGGCAGCGGTGAGGACGACGGCCAGGGGTCCTCACAAGACGAGGAAATAATCAGTGTTGACAATGGCTTAAATGAAGCCTTTCAGTCTGGTGAGGACAGCCTAATTGATAATGAAGTGCGGCAATGA
- the tmem63ba gene encoding CSC1-like protein 2 isoform X2, whose amino-acid sequence MYKVLILILTFWGVTVSCIGTSPAPSHNESKELCYSARIRSTVLQGLPFGGVPTVLALDFMCFLGLLFVFSILRKLAWDYGRLALVTDAESMVSPTTSDMHERYERLTSVSSSVDFDHRDTGFCDWLTSIFRIKEDEIREKCGDDAVYYLSFQRHIIGLLVVVGVLSVGIILPVNFSGNLLENNAYSFGRTTIGNLGADNALLWLHTIFAFLYLLLTVYSMRRHTSKMQYKEDDLVKRTLFITGISKYAEEKEINQHFEKAYNCRVLETRLCYDVASLMYLNTERKKAERSKKFFIDQKTFTMVNPKPCGHLCCCIVKGCEQEEAVSFYTRLEASLKEQCRKEREKINSKPLGMAFVTFEDEGTAAIILKDFNACKCHGCQCRREPKSSIFSGKLHTQKWTVAYAPDPQNVYWDHLSLGGFKWWLRCLLINCILFILLFFLTTPAIIISTMDKFNVTKPVEYLNNPIITQFFPTLLLWSFSALLPTVVYYSAFFERHWTRSGENRTTMHKCYTFLIFMVLLLPSLGLTSLDVFFRWLFDKSFLQEAKIRFECVFLPDNGAFFVNYVIASAFIGNAMDLLRIPGLLMYMIRLCLARSAADRKNVKRHQAYEFQFGAAYAWMMCVFTVVMTYSITCPIIVPFGLMYMLLKHLADRYNMYYAYLPSKLDKKIHSGAVNQVVAAPILCLFWLLFFSTVRSGFSAATSMFTFVVLITTIIICLCHVIFGYFKYFSAHNYKIETEAVDGLENGDSACPSTANKAAQMYIAEVLQEPNSDETGSGSGEDDGQGSSQDEEIISVDNGLNEAFQSGEDSLIDNEVRQ is encoded by the exons ATGTACAAGGTACTGATTTTAATACTAACCTTCTGGGGTGTGACAGTGAGCTGCATTGGAACATCGCCGGCACCATCCCACAATGAATCGAAGGAACTGTGTTACTCTGCTCGAATTAGGAGTACTGTACTCCAGGGTTTGCCCTTTGGTGGGGTGCCTACTGTCCTTGCCCTTGACTTTATGTGCTTCTTG GGTCTGCTGTTTGTGTTCTCTATCTTGAGAAAATTGGCATGGGACTATGGGCGCCTCGCTCTAGTGACTGATGCCGAAAG TATGGTGTCTCCCACTACATCTGACATGCATGAACGCTATGAGCGCCTCACATCAGTCTCTAGCTCTGTGGATTTTGATCATAGAGACACA GGATTCTGTGACTGGTTAACTTCTATATTCCGGATCAA GGAAGACGAGATAAGGGAAAAATGCGGTGACGATGCAGTGTACTACTTGTCCTTTCAGCGCCACATCATTGGCTTGTTAGTAGTGGTGGGCGTGCTCTCTGTTGGCATCATCTTGCCAGTGAACTTTTCTGGAAATCTGCTAG AAAACAATGCTTATAGTTTTGGGCGAACCACTATAGGAAATCTCGGAGCAGA TAATGCACTACTGTGGCTGCACACCATCTTTGCATTTCTTTACTTGTTACTCACGGTGTACAGCATGAGACGGCACACATCCAAAATGCAATACAAGGAGGATGACCTG GTTAAACGCACTTTATTCATAACTGGGATCTCCAAATATGCCGAAGAAAAGGAGATAAACCAGCACTTTGA GAAGGCATATAACTGTCGTGTACTGGAAACTCGTCTCTGTTACGATGTAGCCAGTTTGATGTATCTTAACACTGAAAG GAAAAAGGCAGAACGCAGTAAGAAATTCTTTATTGACCAGAAGACATTTACCATGGTCAACCCAAAGCCCTGTGGACACCTGTGCTGTTGTATCGTTAAAGGGTGTGAACAG GAAGAGGCAGTGAGCTTCTATACCCGTTTGGAGGCAAGCTTAAAAGAACAATGTaggaaggagagggagaagatCAACTCGAAACCTTTAGGAATGGCTTTTGTCACCTTCGAGGATGAAGGCACAGCTGCAAT AATTTTAAAGGACTTCAATGCCTGCAAGTGTCATGGCTGTCAGTGCCGTCGTGAGCCCAAAAGCTCTATATTCAGCGGGAAACTGCATACACAAAAATGGACCGTCGCCTATGCCCCTGATCCACAAAATGTTTACTG GGATCATCTGTCACTGGGAGGATTCAAGTGGTGGCTCCGCTGCTTGTTAATCAACTGtatcctcttcatcctcctcttctttctcaccACTCCTGCCATTATCATCTCCACCATGGACAAGTTCAATGTTACCAAACCAGTGGAGTACTTAAAT AATCCAATCATCACCCAGTTCTTCCCCACCCTCCTCCTGTGGTCTTTCTCTGCCTTACTTCCTACTGTCGTCTACTACTCTGCCTTCTTCGAAAGGCACTGGACCCG GTCAGGAGAAAACAGGACTACGATGCATAAATGCTACACTTTCTTGATCTTTATGGTCCTGTTGTTGCCCTCTCTTGGACTCACCAG TTTGGATGTTTTCTTCCGGTGGCTTTTTGACAAAAGTTTCTTGCAAGAAGCTAAAATAAGATTTGA GTGTGTTTTCCTTCCTGACAATGGAGCCTTCTTTGTAAACTATGTCATAGCATCTGCATTCATCGGTAATGCCATGGACTTGCTGAGGATTCCTGGTTTACTGATGTACATGATCCGCCTCTGTCTGGCTCGCTCTGCAGCTGACAGAAAGAATGTCAAAAGG CACCAAGCCTATGAGTTCCAGTTTGGGGCAGCTTATGCCTGGATGATGTGCGTCTTCACTGTGGTCATGACCTACAGCATAACCTGCCCAATCATAGTCCCTTTCG GGCTGATGTATATGCTGCTAAAACACCTAGCAGACAGATACAACATGTATTATGCGTATCTGCCATCTAAACTGGACAAGAAGATCCATTCTGGAGCTGTAAACCAAGTGGTGGCTGCTCCTATCCTCTGcctgttttggcttctcttcttctccactgtTCGCTCGG GGTTTTCAGCCGCAACATCCATGTttacatttgtggttttgatcACCACAATCATCATTTGCCTCTGTCACGTCATCTTTgggtattttaaatatttcagcgCTCACAACTACAAG ATTGAAACGGAGGCTGTGGACGGATTGGAAAATGGAGACTCAGCGTGTCCTTCTACTGCCAACAAGGCAGCG CAAATGTACATTGCTGAAGTACTGCAAGAGCCAAATTCAGATGAGACTGGTTCTGGCAGCGGTGAGGACGACGGCCAGGGGTCCTCACAAGACGAGGAAATAATCAGTGTTGACAATGGCTTAAATGAAGCCTTTCAGTCTGGTGAGGACAGCCTAATTGATAATGAAGTGCGGCAATGA